One Engystomops pustulosus chromosome 7, aEngPut4.maternal, whole genome shotgun sequence DNA window includes the following coding sequences:
- the RAB3IL1 gene encoding guanine nucleotide exchange factor for Rab-3A isoform X6 — protein MVRDANIKQATSEKQLQEAHGKIDMLQAEVTALKTLVITSTPSSPNRDLHPQLQSPSRNALRKGHARNKSTGCAAVSLTPPPQPISTEAKEFSAVPSLLSLLLCIVPGKVVHLTYEPGWPLSEDSSSTSSRQVDTILYSEFMEWKEKPTLDKVCPFLCRIYQEDIKPCLDFAKKELSEQVLIAVEDNTLSVEPVTQPALPVVKASAVERGGPSGSRVEVLMKCALSGLSRSCRHRIKLGDSGNYYFISPSCRYRITAVCNFFTYIRYIQQGLVRQDAELIFWEITRLRREMSSAKLGFYPNEP, from the exons ATGGTGCGTGATGCTAATATCAAACAGGCAACATCTGAGAAACAGCTACAGGAGGCCCATGGGAAG ATTGACATGCTGCAGGCTGAAGTCACAGCTTTGAAGACTCTTGTCATCACTTCAACTCCATCATCTCCAAACCGGGACCTGCACCCCCAACTCCAAAGTCCATCAAGGAATGCACTACGTAAGGGGCATGCTCGGAACAAGAGTACAGGTTGTGCAGCCGTCTCACTTACTCCTCCTCCGCAGCCAATCAGCACAGAGGCCAAAGAG TTTTCTGCAGTACCATCTCTTCTTTCTTTGCTTCTTTGTATTGTCCCGGGGAAGGTTGTCCATTTAACGTACGAGCCTGGATGGCCTCTATCTGAGGACTCTTCTTCCACTTCTTCCCGCCAG GTGGATACGATTCTATACTCCGAATTTATGGAGTGGAAGGAGAAGCCCACGCTTGACAAAGTCTGTCCGTTTTTGTGTCGCATTTACCAAGAGGATATTAAACCGTGCTTGGACTTTGCTAAAAAAGAG CTTTCAGAGCAAGTTCTTATTGCAGTAGAAGATAATACTTTATCAGTAGAACCTGTGACACAGCCAGCTCTGCCCGTTGTGAAAGCCTCAGCCGTAGAACGTGGAGGACCCAG TGGGAGTCGGGTGGAGGTGTTAAT GAAATGTGCACTCAGCGGTTTGTCACGGTCTTGTCGTCACCGCATCAAATTGGGAGATTCTGGGAATTATTACTTCATCTCACCATCCTGCCGGTACAGG ATAACTGCAGTTTGCAATTTCTTTACTTACATCCGTTACATACAGCAAGGTCTGGTACGCCAGGACG CGGAGCTGATATTCTGGGAGATCACGAGGCTTCGACGTGAGATGTCATCTGCCAAACTTGGGTTCTATCCCAACGAGCCATAA
- the RAB3IL1 gene encoding guanine nucleotide exchange factor for Rab-3A isoform X4 — translation MSAGGMWRSGQASHVDGGPQLHCSPSSEDWTTSPRTESPRPVTERPKDTPTYDLSRLRSSSVEIREKGSEILRDELLKAQKELKLRDEECERLSKVREQLEQELEELTASLFEEAHKMVRDANIKQATSEKQLQEAHGKIDMLQAEVTALKTLVITSTPSSPNRDLHPQLQSPSRNALRKGHARNKSTGCAAVSLTPPPQPISTEAKEVDTILYSEFMEWKEKPTLDKVCPFLCRIYQEDIKPCLDFAKKELSEQVLIAVEDNTLSVEPVTQPALPVVKASAVERGGPSGSRVEVLMKCALSGLSRSCRHRIKLGDSGNYYFISPSCRYRITAVCNFFTYIRYIQQGLVRQDAELIFWEITRLRREMSSAKLGFYPNEP, via the exons GCAAGCCTCTCATGTAGATGGGGGTCCCCAACTTCACTGCTCACCCTCATCTGAGGACTGGACAACTTCTCCAAGAACAGAGTCCCCGAGACCTGTCACTGAGCGACCAAAAGACACTCCGACATATGACCTATCTCGCTTACGCAGCTCCTCTGTGGAAATCAGAGAGAAGGGCTCCGAAATTCTCAGAGATGAACTTTTAAAAGCCCAGAAG GAGTTAAAGTTAAGAGATGAAGAGTGTGAGCGTCTTTCCAAAGTTCGAGAGCAGCTGGAacaggagctggaggagctgacggCTAGCCTATTTGAG GAAGCTCATAAAATGGTGCGTGATGCTAATATCAAACAGGCAACATCTGAGAAACAGCTACAGGAGGCCCATGGGAAG ATTGACATGCTGCAGGCTGAAGTCACAGCTTTGAAGACTCTTGTCATCACTTCAACTCCATCATCTCCAAACCGGGACCTGCACCCCCAACTCCAAAGTCCATCAAGGAATGCACTACGTAAGGGGCATGCTCGGAACAAGAGTACAGGTTGTGCAGCCGTCTCACTTACTCCTCCTCCGCAGCCAATCAGCACAGAGGCCAAAGAG GTGGATACGATTCTATACTCCGAATTTATGGAGTGGAAGGAGAAGCCCACGCTTGACAAAGTCTGTCCGTTTTTGTGTCGCATTTACCAAGAGGATATTAAACCGTGCTTGGACTTTGCTAAAAAAGAG CTTTCAGAGCAAGTTCTTATTGCAGTAGAAGATAATACTTTATCAGTAGAACCTGTGACACAGCCAGCTCTGCCCGTTGTGAAAGCCTCAGCCGTAGAACGTGGAGGACCCAG TGGGAGTCGGGTGGAGGTGTTAAT GAAATGTGCACTCAGCGGTTTGTCACGGTCTTGTCGTCACCGCATCAAATTGGGAGATTCTGGGAATTATTACTTCATCTCACCATCCTGCCGGTACAGG ATAACTGCAGTTTGCAATTTCTTTACTTACATCCGTTACATACAGCAAGGTCTGGTACGCCAGGACG CGGAGCTGATATTCTGGGAGATCACGAGGCTTCGACGTGAGATGTCATCTGCCAAACTTGGGTTCTATCCCAACGAGCCATAA
- the RAB3IL1 gene encoding guanine nucleotide exchange factor for Rab-3A isoform X3, translating into MSAGGMWRSGQASHVDGGPQLHCSPSSEDWTTSPRTESPRPVTERPKDTPTYDLSRLRSSSVEIREKGSEILRDELLKAQKELKLRDEECERLSKVREQLEQELEELTASLFEEAHKMVRDANIKQATSEKQLQEAHGKIDMLQAEVTALKTLVITSTPSSPNRDLHPQLQSPSRNALRKGHARNKSTGCAAVSLTPPPQPISTEAKEFSAVPSLLSLLLCIVPGKVVHLTYEPGWPLSEDSSSTSSRQVDTILYSEFMEWKEKPTLDKVCPFLCRIYQEDIKPCLDFAKKELSEQVLIAVEDNTLSVEPVTQPALPVVKASAVERGGPRKCALSGLSRSCRHRIKLGDSGNYYFISPSCRYRITAVCNFFTYIRYIQQGLVRQDAELIFWEITRLRREMSSAKLGFYPNEP; encoded by the exons GCAAGCCTCTCATGTAGATGGGGGTCCCCAACTTCACTGCTCACCCTCATCTGAGGACTGGACAACTTCTCCAAGAACAGAGTCCCCGAGACCTGTCACTGAGCGACCAAAAGACACTCCGACATATGACCTATCTCGCTTACGCAGCTCCTCTGTGGAAATCAGAGAGAAGGGCTCCGAAATTCTCAGAGATGAACTTTTAAAAGCCCAGAAG GAGTTAAAGTTAAGAGATGAAGAGTGTGAGCGTCTTTCCAAAGTTCGAGAGCAGCTGGAacaggagctggaggagctgacggCTAGCCTATTTGAG GAAGCTCATAAAATGGTGCGTGATGCTAATATCAAACAGGCAACATCTGAGAAACAGCTACAGGAGGCCCATGGGAAG ATTGACATGCTGCAGGCTGAAGTCACAGCTTTGAAGACTCTTGTCATCACTTCAACTCCATCATCTCCAAACCGGGACCTGCACCCCCAACTCCAAAGTCCATCAAGGAATGCACTACGTAAGGGGCATGCTCGGAACAAGAGTACAGGTTGTGCAGCCGTCTCACTTACTCCTCCTCCGCAGCCAATCAGCACAGAGGCCAAAGAG TTTTCTGCAGTACCATCTCTTCTTTCTTTGCTTCTTTGTATTGTCCCGGGGAAGGTTGTCCATTTAACGTACGAGCCTGGATGGCCTCTATCTGAGGACTCTTCTTCCACTTCTTCCCGCCAG GTGGATACGATTCTATACTCCGAATTTATGGAGTGGAAGGAGAAGCCCACGCTTGACAAAGTCTGTCCGTTTTTGTGTCGCATTTACCAAGAGGATATTAAACCGTGCTTGGACTTTGCTAAAAAAGAG CTTTCAGAGCAAGTTCTTATTGCAGTAGAAGATAATACTTTATCAGTAGAACCTGTGACACAGCCAGCTCTGCCCGTTGTGAAAGCCTCAGCCGTAGAACGTGGAGGACCCAG GAAATGTGCACTCAGCGGTTTGTCACGGTCTTGTCGTCACCGCATCAAATTGGGAGATTCTGGGAATTATTACTTCATCTCACCATCCTGCCGGTACAGG ATAACTGCAGTTTGCAATTTCTTTACTTACATCCGTTACATACAGCAAGGTCTGGTACGCCAGGACG CGGAGCTGATATTCTGGGAGATCACGAGGCTTCGACGTGAGATGTCATCTGCCAAACTTGGGTTCTATCCCAACGAGCCATAA
- the RAB3IL1 gene encoding guanine nucleotide exchange factor for Rab-3A isoform X1, whose translation MSAGGMWRSGQASHVDGGPQLHCSPSSEDWTTSPRTESPRPVTERPKDTPTYDLSRLRSSSVEIREKGSEILRDELLKAQKELKLRDEECERLSKVREQLEQELEELTASLFEEAHKMVRDANIKQATSEKQLQEAHGKIDMLQAEVTALKTLVITSTPSSPNRDLHPQLQSPSRNALRKGHARNKSTGCAAVSLTPPPQPISTEAKEFSAVPSLLSLLLCIVPGKVVHLTYEPGWPLSEDSSSTSSRQVDTILYSEFMEWKEKPTLDKVCPFLCRIYQEDIKPCLDFAKKELSEQVLIAVEDNTLSVEPVTQPALPVVKASAVERGGPSGSRVEVLMKCALSGLSRSCRHRIKLGDSGNYYFISPSCRYRITAVCNFFTYIRYIQQGLVRQDAELIFWEITRLRREMSSAKLGFYPNEP comes from the exons GCAAGCCTCTCATGTAGATGGGGGTCCCCAACTTCACTGCTCACCCTCATCTGAGGACTGGACAACTTCTCCAAGAACAGAGTCCCCGAGACCTGTCACTGAGCGACCAAAAGACACTCCGACATATGACCTATCTCGCTTACGCAGCTCCTCTGTGGAAATCAGAGAGAAGGGCTCCGAAATTCTCAGAGATGAACTTTTAAAAGCCCAGAAG GAGTTAAAGTTAAGAGATGAAGAGTGTGAGCGTCTTTCCAAAGTTCGAGAGCAGCTGGAacaggagctggaggagctgacggCTAGCCTATTTGAG GAAGCTCATAAAATGGTGCGTGATGCTAATATCAAACAGGCAACATCTGAGAAACAGCTACAGGAGGCCCATGGGAAG ATTGACATGCTGCAGGCTGAAGTCACAGCTTTGAAGACTCTTGTCATCACTTCAACTCCATCATCTCCAAACCGGGACCTGCACCCCCAACTCCAAAGTCCATCAAGGAATGCACTACGTAAGGGGCATGCTCGGAACAAGAGTACAGGTTGTGCAGCCGTCTCACTTACTCCTCCTCCGCAGCCAATCAGCACAGAGGCCAAAGAG TTTTCTGCAGTACCATCTCTTCTTTCTTTGCTTCTTTGTATTGTCCCGGGGAAGGTTGTCCATTTAACGTACGAGCCTGGATGGCCTCTATCTGAGGACTCTTCTTCCACTTCTTCCCGCCAG GTGGATACGATTCTATACTCCGAATTTATGGAGTGGAAGGAGAAGCCCACGCTTGACAAAGTCTGTCCGTTTTTGTGTCGCATTTACCAAGAGGATATTAAACCGTGCTTGGACTTTGCTAAAAAAGAG CTTTCAGAGCAAGTTCTTATTGCAGTAGAAGATAATACTTTATCAGTAGAACCTGTGACACAGCCAGCTCTGCCCGTTGTGAAAGCCTCAGCCGTAGAACGTGGAGGACCCAG TGGGAGTCGGGTGGAGGTGTTAAT GAAATGTGCACTCAGCGGTTTGTCACGGTCTTGTCGTCACCGCATCAAATTGGGAGATTCTGGGAATTATTACTTCATCTCACCATCCTGCCGGTACAGG ATAACTGCAGTTTGCAATTTCTTTACTTACATCCGTTACATACAGCAAGGTCTGGTACGCCAGGACG CGGAGCTGATATTCTGGGAGATCACGAGGCTTCGACGTGAGATGTCATCTGCCAAACTTGGGTTCTATCCCAACGAGCCATAA
- the RAB3IL1 gene encoding guanine nucleotide exchange factor for Rab-3A isoform X5, translating into MSAGGMWRSGQASHVDGGPQLHCSPSSEDWTTSPRTESPRPVTERPKDTPTYDLSRLRSSSVEIREKGSEILRDELLKAQKELKLRDEECERLSKVREQLEQELEELTASLFEEAHKMVRDANIKQATSEKQLQEAHGKIDMLQAEVTALKTLVITSTPSSPNRDLHPQLQSPSRNALRKGHARNKSTGCAAVSLTPPPQPISTEAKEVDTILYSEFMEWKEKPTLDKVCPFLCRIYQEDIKPCLDFAKKELSEQVLIAVEDNTLSVEPVTQPALPVVKASAVERGGPRKCALSGLSRSCRHRIKLGDSGNYYFISPSCRYRITAVCNFFTYIRYIQQGLVRQDAELIFWEITRLRREMSSAKLGFYPNEP; encoded by the exons GCAAGCCTCTCATGTAGATGGGGGTCCCCAACTTCACTGCTCACCCTCATCTGAGGACTGGACAACTTCTCCAAGAACAGAGTCCCCGAGACCTGTCACTGAGCGACCAAAAGACACTCCGACATATGACCTATCTCGCTTACGCAGCTCCTCTGTGGAAATCAGAGAGAAGGGCTCCGAAATTCTCAGAGATGAACTTTTAAAAGCCCAGAAG GAGTTAAAGTTAAGAGATGAAGAGTGTGAGCGTCTTTCCAAAGTTCGAGAGCAGCTGGAacaggagctggaggagctgacggCTAGCCTATTTGAG GAAGCTCATAAAATGGTGCGTGATGCTAATATCAAACAGGCAACATCTGAGAAACAGCTACAGGAGGCCCATGGGAAG ATTGACATGCTGCAGGCTGAAGTCACAGCTTTGAAGACTCTTGTCATCACTTCAACTCCATCATCTCCAAACCGGGACCTGCACCCCCAACTCCAAAGTCCATCAAGGAATGCACTACGTAAGGGGCATGCTCGGAACAAGAGTACAGGTTGTGCAGCCGTCTCACTTACTCCTCCTCCGCAGCCAATCAGCACAGAGGCCAAAGAG GTGGATACGATTCTATACTCCGAATTTATGGAGTGGAAGGAGAAGCCCACGCTTGACAAAGTCTGTCCGTTTTTGTGTCGCATTTACCAAGAGGATATTAAACCGTGCTTGGACTTTGCTAAAAAAGAG CTTTCAGAGCAAGTTCTTATTGCAGTAGAAGATAATACTTTATCAGTAGAACCTGTGACACAGCCAGCTCTGCCCGTTGTGAAAGCCTCAGCCGTAGAACGTGGAGGACCCAG GAAATGTGCACTCAGCGGTTTGTCACGGTCTTGTCGTCACCGCATCAAATTGGGAGATTCTGGGAATTATTACTTCATCTCACCATCCTGCCGGTACAGG ATAACTGCAGTTTGCAATTTCTTTACTTACATCCGTTACATACAGCAAGGTCTGGTACGCCAGGACG CGGAGCTGATATTCTGGGAGATCACGAGGCTTCGACGTGAGATGTCATCTGCCAAACTTGGGTTCTATCCCAACGAGCCATAA
- the RAB3IL1 gene encoding guanine nucleotide exchange factor for Rab-3A isoform X2 produces the protein MEPAEHRQASHVDGGPQLHCSPSSEDWTTSPRTESPRPVTERPKDTPTYDLSRLRSSSVEIREKGSEILRDELLKAQKELKLRDEECERLSKVREQLEQELEELTASLFEEAHKMVRDANIKQATSEKQLQEAHGKIDMLQAEVTALKTLVITSTPSSPNRDLHPQLQSPSRNALRKGHARNKSTGCAAVSLTPPPQPISTEAKEFSAVPSLLSLLLCIVPGKVVHLTYEPGWPLSEDSSSTSSRQVDTILYSEFMEWKEKPTLDKVCPFLCRIYQEDIKPCLDFAKKELSEQVLIAVEDNTLSVEPVTQPALPVVKASAVERGGPSGSRVEVLMKCALSGLSRSCRHRIKLGDSGNYYFISPSCRYRITAVCNFFTYIRYIQQGLVRQDAELIFWEITRLRREMSSAKLGFYPNEP, from the exons GCAAGCCTCTCATGTAGATGGGGGTCCCCAACTTCACTGCTCACCCTCATCTGAGGACTGGACAACTTCTCCAAGAACAGAGTCCCCGAGACCTGTCACTGAGCGACCAAAAGACACTCCGACATATGACCTATCTCGCTTACGCAGCTCCTCTGTGGAAATCAGAGAGAAGGGCTCCGAAATTCTCAGAGATGAACTTTTAAAAGCCCAGAAG GAGTTAAAGTTAAGAGATGAAGAGTGTGAGCGTCTTTCCAAAGTTCGAGAGCAGCTGGAacaggagctggaggagctgacggCTAGCCTATTTGAG GAAGCTCATAAAATGGTGCGTGATGCTAATATCAAACAGGCAACATCTGAGAAACAGCTACAGGAGGCCCATGGGAAG ATTGACATGCTGCAGGCTGAAGTCACAGCTTTGAAGACTCTTGTCATCACTTCAACTCCATCATCTCCAAACCGGGACCTGCACCCCCAACTCCAAAGTCCATCAAGGAATGCACTACGTAAGGGGCATGCTCGGAACAAGAGTACAGGTTGTGCAGCCGTCTCACTTACTCCTCCTCCGCAGCCAATCAGCACAGAGGCCAAAGAG TTTTCTGCAGTACCATCTCTTCTTTCTTTGCTTCTTTGTATTGTCCCGGGGAAGGTTGTCCATTTAACGTACGAGCCTGGATGGCCTCTATCTGAGGACTCTTCTTCCACTTCTTCCCGCCAG GTGGATACGATTCTATACTCCGAATTTATGGAGTGGAAGGAGAAGCCCACGCTTGACAAAGTCTGTCCGTTTTTGTGTCGCATTTACCAAGAGGATATTAAACCGTGCTTGGACTTTGCTAAAAAAGAG CTTTCAGAGCAAGTTCTTATTGCAGTAGAAGATAATACTTTATCAGTAGAACCTGTGACACAGCCAGCTCTGCCCGTTGTGAAAGCCTCAGCCGTAGAACGTGGAGGACCCAG TGGGAGTCGGGTGGAGGTGTTAAT GAAATGTGCACTCAGCGGTTTGTCACGGTCTTGTCGTCACCGCATCAAATTGGGAGATTCTGGGAATTATTACTTCATCTCACCATCCTGCCGGTACAGG ATAACTGCAGTTTGCAATTTCTTTACTTACATCCGTTACATACAGCAAGGTCTGGTACGCCAGGACG CGGAGCTGATATTCTGGGAGATCACGAGGCTTCGACGTGAGATGTCATCTGCCAAACTTGGGTTCTATCCCAACGAGCCATAA